The genomic window TATCATACAGGATTATGGATTGTAGCTGGTGTTGTTGTCGCATACACATTGTTCGGGGGATTTTTAGCGGTCAGTTGGACGGACTTTGTGCAAGGACTCATTATGTTTATTGCGCTTATTCTCGTGCCGGTTGTGACGCTTATGCACATTGGGGGATTAACTGAAACGACGACAACGATTCGCGATATGGATCCGAACTTGCTTGATTTGTTTAAAGGGACAAGCGTTGTCGGTATCATCTCGCTATTTGCATGGGGACTTGGCTATTTCGGTCAGCCGCACATTATTGTTCGTTTTATGGCGATTTCATCAGTGAAAGAAATGAAACAAGCGCGCCGCATCGGAATGGGCTGGATGATCTTTTCATCTGTCGGTGCGATGTTAACAGGTCTTTTTGGAATCGCTTACTTTAAACAAGCAGGCATGAAGTTGGAAGACCCAGAAACAGTATTTATTAAACTTGGGGAAATTTTATTCCATCCGCTTATTACAGGATTTTTACTTGCAGCCATTTTAGCGGCAATTATGAGTACGATTTCATCTCAATTGTTAGTGACATCTAGTTCACTAACGGAAGATTTATATAAAATTTTATTCCGTCGCTCAGCGTCTGATAAAGAGCTTGTATTTGTCGGTCGCTTATCTGTCCTACTTGTATCGATTGTTGCCTTATTGCTCGCATACGAGCAAAATAATACCATTTTAAATCTTGTCGGTTATGCATGGGCAGGATTTGGGGCTTCATTCGGTCCTGTGATTATATTAAGCTTGTACTGGCGCCGTATGACAAAATGGGGAGCGCTTGCGGGAATGATTGCAGGAGCAACGACAGTCATCGTCTGGGCGAATTCCTCATATGCAAGCGTCATGTACGAAATGGTGCCGGGCTTTATCGCCAGCTTTGTTGCGATTGTCATTGTCAGCTTATTCACAGCTACACCTGAAAAACGTGTGACAGAGCAATTTGATACGTTTAAACGTACGATTTCATCATAAGAAAAAGGTGTCCGAACAGGGCACCTTTTTTGTGCTTGCATGACTTCGAGCAATGCTCATACAATGGGATTATATATATTTTTTGTAATTATGTGCATAGAAAGGGGAGTTGACAGTGAACACATTTGGAGCAATGATCGCATTTTTACTAGCTATTATTTTTATTTTACGGAACGTTCCGGTAGGGTATGGGATGATGTGTGGGGCGTTTATTGGCGCTTTACTTGGCGGTGCTTCGATCGATGAGGCCGTTCGTTTCATGATAGATGGTGCAAAAGAAATGATCCCTTCTATTTTGCGCATGTTAGCTGCTGGTGTGCTAGCTGGCGTATTCATGCAATCAGGGGCGGCTGTCGCGCTGGCAGAAAAACTTGTGCAAGCGTGTGGAGAAAAATATGCACTGTTTACGCTATGTTGTACAGCGATGATGTTAACGGCTTGTGGAGTGTTTGTTGATGTTGCCATTATGACAATTGCCCCTGTTGCGCTTGCAATTGCGCATCGGCTTGAGCTGTCGCGCTTTGCGATATTGCTTGCATTAATTGGTGGAGGAAAAGCAGGGAATATCATTTCCCCGAATCCGAACACGATCGCCGCAGCAGAAGCGTTTCATGTGCCGCTTTCTTCATTGATGATTGCAGGCATCGCGCCAGCTGTTGTCGCCCTTTTTGTCACGTATCAGCTTGCGAAACGATGGTCTCGTGACGTCGTACATAGCGTACAAGTCGAAACAGTGAAAAAAGAAACACTTTCATGGCAAAAGGCAATCGTTGCCCCTCTTGTTGCGATTAGTCTGTTGTTGCTCCGTCCACTTTTTAGCATCGCGATTGATCCGCTCATCGCATTGCCAGCCGGTGCGCTCGTTGGCGTAGTTGTAATGAATAAAACGAATGAGCTAAACATGTTTTTGCGCGTGGGTATGGAAAAAATGAGCGATGTTGTGTTGATGCTTATAGGTACAGGAACGCTAGCCGGCGTCATAGCAAATTCATCGTTACATGAAACGTTTATGGATACGTTTCAGTCGCTCGGCCTTTCTCCATATGTCATCGCTCCGCTCGCAGGTGCATTATTATCAGGTATGACTGCATCAACAACAGCCGGTGCGGCAGTAGCGAGCCACGTATTCGGAAAAGCATTAATGGAAGCAGGCGTCTCCCCGCTCGCCGGTGCGGCGATGGTACATGCGGGCGCAACGGTGCTTGATCATTTGCCACACGGCAGTTTTTTTCATGCTACAGCAGCAAGCGTGCATATGTCACCGAAAGAGCGTCTCCAATTGCTTCCGTCTGAAACGCTCATCGGCTTAACGATTGCAGCAACATCTACGATTGTTTTTACTTTACTTTTATAAAACAATGTTCTAAATCATCAACAAATAAAATAAAAAAAGGACTTTCCATCCATATGTAGAAAAATGATATATGAAAGGGGAGTGGAGAAGTGAGAAACGTATATATTTTTGTATTTATCTGTCTGCTTTTATTTGCACATCCTGCTTGGGCGCAAGGAGAAACGAGCATTACATTAAGCGTCGCAGGCGATGTGACGCTTGGTCGCGATGACAACTATGGCTATACATATTCGTTTGATCATGAAGCGAAAAAAAATGGTCTTGCTTTTTTTACAAAATATATTGAACCGATTTTTAAGAAAGATGATTTTACAACCGTCAATTTGGAAACAACGTTAACAAATGCAACGCAAAAAGCGGAGAAAAAGTTTCGTTTTCGAGGCGATCCGTCGTACGTTAACATTTTAACACGCGCGAGCATTGAAGGGGTCAATCTTGCGAATAATCATACGTTGGACTATGGACAAAAAGGATATATAGATACGATTGCTACGTTAAAACGAGCGAACGTCGGATATTTCGGGAACGGAATACGGCTTGTAAAGACCGTCAAAGGAGTGAAAATCGGTGCGCTCGGCTATAAAGGATGGAGCGATACGAAGGCGGTGCGACAGCAAATGGAAAACGACATAGATGCCCTACGAAAACAAGGAGTCCAAATCGTTCTCGTTCATTTCCATTGGGGTGAGGAGCGAAGCTATGTGCCAAATAGCACGCAAAAAGCGTTAGGGAAATTTGCGATCGATAGCGGAGCAGATCTTGTCGTTGGCCATCATCCGCACGTCATTCAAGGAATGGAGCAATATAAAGGAAAAATGATCGTTTATAGCTTAGGCAATTTTATGTTT from Anoxybacillus gonensis includes these protein-coding regions:
- the putP gene encoding sodium/proline symporter PutP; this encodes MVITSVVVYMVGMLFIGYWAYKRTSNLSDYMLGGRTLGPAVTALSAGASDMSGWLLLGLPGAMYAQGLSASWIVIGLALGAYANWLYVAPRLRVYTEVANDSITIPSFLENRFGDTSKLLRLVSGFVIMIFFTFYVSSGLVSGGVMFKNSFGTDYHTGLWIVAGVVVAYTLFGGFLAVSWTDFVQGLIMFIALILVPVVTLMHIGGLTETTTTIRDMDPNLLDLFKGTSVVGIISLFAWGLGYFGQPHIIVRFMAISSVKEMKQARRIGMGWMIFSSVGAMLTGLFGIAYFKQAGMKLEDPETVFIKLGEILFHPLITGFLLAAILAAIMSTISSQLLVTSSSLTEDLYKILFRRSASDKELVFVGRLSVLLVSIVALLLAYEQNNTILNLVGYAWAGFGASFGPVIILSLYWRRMTKWGALAGMIAGATTVIVWANSSYASVMYEMVPGFIASFVAIVIVSLFTATPEKRVTEQFDTFKRTISS
- a CDS encoding GntP family permease: MTVNTFGAMIAFLLAIIFILRNVPVGYGMMCGAFIGALLGGASIDEAVRFMIDGAKEMIPSILRMLAAGVLAGVFMQSGAAVALAEKLVQACGEKYALFTLCCTAMMLTACGVFVDVAIMTIAPVALAIAHRLELSRFAILLALIGGGKAGNIISPNPNTIAAAEAFHVPLSSLMIAGIAPAVVALFVTYQLAKRWSRDVVHSVQVETVKKETLSWQKAIVAPLVAISLLLLRPLFSIAIDPLIALPAGALVGVVVMNKTNELNMFLRVGMEKMSDVVLMLIGTGTLAGVIANSSLHETFMDTFQSLGLSPYVIAPLAGALLSGMTASTTAGAAVASHVFGKALMEAGVSPLAGAAMVHAGATVLDHLPHGSFFHATAASVHMSPKERLQLLPSETLIGLTIAATSTIVFTLLL
- a CDS encoding CapA family protein, with protein sequence MFVFICLLLFAHPAWAQGETSITLSVAGDVTLGRDDNYGYTYSFDHEAKKNGLAFFTKYIEPIFKKDDFTTVNLETTLTNATQKAEKKFRFRGDPSYVNILTRASIEGVNLANNHTLDYGQKGYIDTIATLKRANVGYFGNGIRLVKTVKGVKIGALGYKGWSDTKAVRQQMENDIDALRKQGVQIVLVHFHWGEERSYVPNSTQKALGKFAIDSGADLVVGHHPHVIQGMEQYKGKMIVYSLGNFMFGGNKNPSDKDTFVYQQTFYFVNGKKQPKTTIRIIPFRISSVTTRNNYQPIPLQGKEASRVKTKIVHLSAKINKPTWLVYEK